One Candidatus Micrarchaeota archaeon genomic window carries:
- the thpR gene encoding RNA 2',3'-cyclic phosphodiesterase, whose product MRLFVAVNVPEDVKENIVKIIQELPKDRIRPVSRGNLHYTLEFLGEVDEDKVNRIIDALEKVTQEPFDIVVKGIGVFPSPNYIRVIWLGVERSEDITSLAHKVENVLRPLGFKPDRPFSPHLTIARVKSKVNITDLLEKYSETVFGRFIVDSFSLMQSTLTRNGPIYREVRNFPLLKDTRL is encoded by the coding sequence ATGAGACTGTTCGTAGCGGTAAATGTACCCGAAGACGTTAAGGAAAACATCGTGAAAATCATCCAGGAGTTACCGAAGGACCGTATCCGTCCTGTATCGAGAGGGAACCTTCATTATACGCTTGAATTCTTGGGCGAGGTGGATGAGGATAAAGTGAACAGAATCATCGATGCATTGGAAAAGGTTACTCAAGAACCGTTTGACATTGTTGTAAAAGGCATCGGTGTATTTCCATCTCCGAACTATATCCGTGTTATATGGTTGGGTGTTGAAAGAAGCGAAGATATAACCTCGCTCGCGCACAAGGTCGAAAACGTCCTGAGACCGCTGGGTTTCAAACCTGACAGACCGTTCTCACCGCATCTCACGATAGCACGGGTGAAATCAAAGGTTAACATTACGGACCTTTTGGAGAAGTACAGCGAAACCGTATTCGGCAGGTTCATCGTTGACTCGTTCTCTCTCATGCAGAGCACGTTAACGCGTAACGGACCGATATACCGAGAAGTCAGAAACTTCCCGTTGTTAAAAGATACCCGGTTGTAA
- a CDS encoding 30S ribosomal protein S7: protein MQMSDPKLFGKYDFDNIEVTDLSIKPYINLTPVYIPHSHGRHGKKRFEKVNVNIVERLVNKLMRGGTGEKLGGKVIRTHGKLQGKKARVIRIVEEAFDIVHKRTKQNPIQLLVRAIENSAPREDFTRVAMGGVSYQVAVDISPSRRVDVALRNIALAAIMGSFDKKRTLAEALADEIIYTAAGDVQKSYAIKKRDEIERMARSAR, encoded by the coding sequence ATGCAGATGTCCGACCCTAAACTGTTCGGTAAATATGATTTCGATAACATTGAGGTTACTGATCTCTCCATCAAACCGTATATCAATCTGACACCCGTATACATACCTCATTCCCACGGTAGACACGGTAAAAAACGGTTCGAAAAGGTTAACGTGAACATCGTTGAACGGTTGGTTAACAAACTGATGCGTGGTGGAACCGGTGAGAAGCTGGGCGGTAAGGTTATACGAACGCACGGTAAGTTGCAGGGTAAGAAGGCAAGGGTTATAAGAATTGTTGAAGAGGCCTTCGACATCGTCCATAAACGGACAAAGCAGAACCCGATCCAGTTGCTCGTTCGTGCGATAGAGAATTCTGCGCCACGGGAAGATTTTACCAGAGTGGCTATGGGCGGTGTATCATATCAGGTAGCGGTTGACATCTCTCCTTCGAGAAGGGTTGATGTGGCGTTGCGTAACATTGCGTTGGCGGCTATCATGGGATCCTTTGATAAAAAGAGAACGTTGGCAGAGGCTCTGGCGGATGAGATAATATACACAGCAGCCGGAGACGTGCAGAAATCCTATGCTATAAAGAAACGTGACGAGATCGAACGGATGGCTCGAAGCGCCAGATAA
- a CDS encoding 30S ribosomal protein S12 → MGKGEFAGLDLLRRRKRFRSLSKRWKRKALKLWKKYDALEGAPQGKGIVLEKRVLEQKQPHSGLIKCVKVQLIKNGKVVTAHVPRDKAINYIDEHDEVIIEGLGGSQRGQMGSIPGVRYKVIKVNGVDLQMLRKGKKEKPRR, encoded by the coding sequence TTGGGTAAAGGAGAGTTTGCAGGGTTGGATCTGTTGCGACGTAGGAAAAGGTTCAGAAGTCTCAGTAAACGATGGAAACGTAAAGCGCTTAAACTGTGGAAGAAGTACGATGCTTTGGAAGGTGCGCCTCAGGGTAAGGGTATAGTGTTGGAGAAACGTGTGTTAGAACAGAAACAACCGCACTCGGGTTTGATCAAATGCGTTAAAGTCCAACTGATCAAGAACGGTAAAGTAGTTACCGCTCATGTGCCGCGTGATAAAGCAATAAATTATATCGATGAACACGATGAAGTCATCATAGAAGGATTGGGCGGTTCGCAGCGCGGACAGATGGGTTCCATACCAGGTGTCAGGTACAAAGTTATCAAGGTAAACGGTGTGGACCTCCAGATGCTGAGGAAGGGTAAGAAAGAGAAACCTAGAAGATAA
- a CDS encoding NusA-like transcription termination signal-binding factor gives MAVQLTADELRSMSLFESLTGALAKDCVFIDNKVVFIVRKGELGKAIGRKGANINRVRTAFRNKKVIVIEDADSIEEFIRNMFPKIEILNITLHDRPNIPMAYVTVRSEDRGAVIGRNGEKIKTLRKVLIRRFGYDMKILSKG, from the coding sequence ATGGCCGTGCAATTGACCGCTGACGAACTGAGGAGCATGTCTCTTTTTGAAAGTTTGACCGGTGCTCTTGCTAAGGATTGCGTGTTTATAGATAACAAGGTTGTTTTTATAGTTAGAAAAGGGGAACTCGGTAAGGCGATCGGTAGAAAAGGCGCCAACATAAACCGTGTGAGAACAGCGTTCAGGAACAAGAAGGTTATCGTTATCGAAGATGCGGATTCCATCGAAGAATTCATAAGGAATATGTTTCCTAAAATAGAGATTCTTAACATTACCCTCCACGATAGGCCTAACATACCAATGGCCTATGTGACGGTGCGCTCAGAAGACAGGGGTGCTGTGATAGGTCGGAACGGCGAGAAGATTAAAACACTGCGTAAAGTGTTGATCAGAAGGTTCGGATACGATATGAAGATACTGTCCAAAGGGTGA
- a CDS encoding 50S ribosomal protein L30e: MDIVKAIRMAVDTGKVEFGSRKALKHAMHGDCKLIIIAKNCPKDIRNDIEYYSRLSGVKTVVFDGDNDELAEACGKPFNISTLTILDPGDSEILNIYK; this comes from the coding sequence ATGGATATCGTAAAAGCAATTCGCATGGCTGTCGATACAGGTAAAGTAGAGTTCGGTAGCAGAAAGGCGTTGAAACATGCTATGCACGGGGATTGTAAACTTATAATCATCGCTAAAAACTGTCCGAAGGATATAAGGAATGATATAGAATACTACTCAAGGTTGTCGGGTGTGAAAACGGTTGTGTTCGACGGTGATAACGACGAACTTGCCGAAGCATGCGGTAAACCGTTCAATATCAGTACGTTAACGATACTCGACCCGGGCGACTCCGAGATCCTTAACATCTACAAATAG
- a CDS encoding DNA-directed RNA polymerase subunit A'', protein MRKKDMIAYGEAVGTVAAQSLGEPGTQMTLRTFHYAGVAEQVPTGLPRVIEIVDARKKPKKGLMNVYLKKPYSTDEKKASKIAEKLEQTVLKDIASIREDFENKRILVRFKEDEVAIRKIDIDEVKKSIKKIGGVRIRSKNDKVVVKLNKENPTYKELRTLSIKLHNLFVKGIKGIEKALVVKEGNEYFIRTTGTNLAEVIKCDEVDSSRTITNDIHEMNKVFGIEAARNLIIKELKQVMDMQGLALDVRHVMLIADAMTQDGTILPVGRHGLSGRKAGVLARAAFEETIKHLVNAAVAGAEDKLKGVTENIIVGQTVPIGTGRVKLKLNYPMLVQEKTDEP, encoded by the coding sequence ATGAGAAAAAAGGATATGATCGCTTACGGTGAAGCCGTAGGAACTGTGGCTGCTCAAAGTCTGGGCGAACCGGGTACTCAGATGACGTTGCGAACGTTCCATTATGCGGGTGTGGCTGAACAGGTGCCGACAGGTTTACCAAGGGTTATAGAAATCGTCGATGCGCGTAAAAAACCTAAGAAGGGGTTGATGAACGTCTATCTGAAGAAACCCTATTCTACGGATGAGAAAAAGGCAAGCAAAATCGCAGAGAAACTCGAACAAACAGTTCTTAAAGATATTGCAAGTATAAGAGAGGATTTTGAAAATAAAAGGATACTTGTCAGGTTTAAGGAGGATGAGGTTGCCATCCGTAAAATCGATATAGATGAAGTTAAAAAATCTATCAAGAAGATCGGTGGTGTGCGGATCAGGTCGAAGAATGATAAGGTGGTTGTCAAACTGAACAAGGAAAATCCAACCTATAAGGAACTCCGGACATTATCCATAAAACTGCATAACCTGTTTGTTAAAGGGATAAAGGGTATCGAAAAGGCGTTGGTCGTCAAGGAAGGTAACGAATACTTTATCAGGACAACCGGTACCAACCTCGCAGAAGTGATAAAATGCGATGAAGTGGATAGTTCGCGTACCATCACCAATGATATTCATGAGATGAATAAAGTGTTCGGGATAGAAGCAGCCAGAAATCTTATAATTAAGGAACTTAAACAGGTCATGGATATGCAAGGTCTGGCGTTGGATGTGCGACACGTTATGTTGATTGCCGATGCGATGACTCAGGACGGTACTATACTGCCGGTAGGTCGTCACGGGTTAAGCGGTAGAAAGGCCGGTGTACTAGCGCGTGCTGCGTTCGAGGAAACGATTAAACATCTTGTCAATGCGGCAGTGGCAGGCGCTGAGGATAAGTTGAAGGGTGTTACAGAAAATATCATCGTTGGTCAAACAGTTCCCATAGGTACTGGACGTGTCAAACTCAAACTTAACTATCCGATGTTGGTTCAGGAAAAGACCGATGAACCGTAA
- a CDS encoding DNA-directed RNA polymerase subunit A', which yields MVVGETEMVIDSIKFSLLSPAMIRKMSAVKITVPDTYNEDGYPIEGGLVDLRLGVIDPGLKCRTCGGRMGECMGHFGHIELVRPVVHPSFAKTILYVLRSTCPKCKRVLVSEKELEKLRRDIEEEGKKGTETTMIKPKLKKMDTCPHCGAKLPNITLLKPYTFYYDKRVMLPSEIREWLEEIPNEDLRILGFDPVYARPEWMVLTVLPVPPVTMRPSITLETGERSEDDLTHKLVDIMRINHRLEANINAGAPELIIEDLWELLQYHVATYFDNELSNVPPARHRSGRALKTLSQRLKGKEGRFRYNLSGKRVNFSARTVVSPDPNISIDEVGVPYEVAEELTVPIAVTTWNKEQCKRYVLSDSYPRALYIITPEGRRIRVKENLKEELAERLTEGYTIERQLIDGDIVLFNRQPSLHRISMMCHRVRVLPGKTFRLNPAVCPPYNADFDGDEMNLHAIQTVEARVEADVLMTVHDQIISPRHGHAIIAPNEDHISAAYYTTLDETVFTRSEFADLLGRIGITKMPPPDRKEGYSGKFLASLLIPKEISFKERTKFYPAPQGEVEVVDGMLVKGALESKTYASVLVESIFHTLGSEAAKTFIDLSTRAFLDVLSYQGLTISLEEYHLPKEVREKCNKIIDEGIRKIDAVILQYQNKTLKRAPGMTLRETLEDNILRINAETRNKLGDVLAKALGEENPAVVFAKIGARGSMINVIQMTGAVGQQSVRGKRLTRGYYKRTLPHFKRGNIGAQARGFIRNNFIHGLNPIEYFFGCMGGRESLVNTAIRTGRSGYMQRRLIHGLQDLIVENDLTVRDAAGNIVQFIYGGDGKDPMYASAKVHIEMGPRKDDTETSSV from the coding sequence ATGGTTGTTGGAGAAACCGAGATGGTTATAGATTCGATAAAATTTTCGTTGTTGTCACCTGCTATGATCAGGAAGATGTCTGCTGTTAAGATAACTGTTCCGGATACTTACAACGAGGACGGGTATCCGATAGAAGGCGGACTGGTAGACCTCAGGTTGGGTGTGATCGATCCTGGGTTAAAATGTAGGACATGCGGGGGCAGGATGGGAGAATGTATGGGCCATTTCGGTCACATAGAGCTCGTCAGACCTGTTGTTCACCCTTCTTTTGCTAAAACGATACTTTATGTTCTCAGGTCCACATGTCCCAAATGCAAACGCGTACTCGTCAGCGAGAAGGAACTTGAGAAACTTCGTCGGGATATTGAAGAGGAGGGTAAGAAAGGTACCGAAACAACGATGATCAAACCTAAACTTAAAAAAATGGATACCTGTCCGCATTGCGGTGCCAAACTTCCCAACATCACTTTGCTCAAACCTTACACGTTCTACTACGATAAACGTGTCATGTTGCCGAGCGAGATTCGGGAATGGTTGGAAGAGATACCCAACGAAGACCTCAGAATTCTGGGGTTTGACCCGGTCTATGCACGACCTGAATGGATGGTATTGACCGTGTTACCCGTTCCTCCTGTTACGATGCGTCCTTCGATCACTTTAGAGACCGGTGAACGTAGTGAAGACGACCTTACACATAAACTCGTGGACATCATGCGTATCAATCACCGGTTGGAAGCGAACATCAATGCCGGTGCACCGGAACTGATCATCGAAGACCTATGGGAACTTCTTCAGTATCATGTGGCAACGTATTTTGATAACGAGTTGAGTAACGTGCCCCCTGCAAGACATAGGAGCGGTCGCGCGCTTAAGACGTTGTCCCAAAGGTTGAAGGGTAAAGAGGGTAGGTTCAGGTACAATCTGTCCGGTAAACGCGTGAATTTCTCTGCGCGAACGGTTGTTTCGCCAGACCCCAACATAAGCATAGACGAAGTAGGCGTACCCTACGAAGTTGCTGAAGAGTTAACGGTTCCGATAGCGGTTACCACATGGAACAAAGAACAGTGTAAACGGTATGTGTTGTCCGACAGTTATCCACGTGCCCTGTACATTATCACTCCAGAAGGTCGTAGGATAAGGGTGAAAGAAAATCTGAAGGAAGAACTGGCTGAACGGTTGACTGAAGGTTACACGATAGAACGTCAGTTGATCGACGGTGACATCGTTCTGTTCAACAGACAACCGTCGTTACACAGGATATCGATGATGTGTCACAGGGTCCGTGTGTTACCTGGTAAGACGTTCAGACTTAATCCTGCTGTTTGTCCACCGTACAACGCGGATTTTGACGGCGATGAGATGAACCTTCATGCTATACAGACCGTTGAGGCGCGTGTGGAAGCGGATGTGTTGATGACTGTTCATGATCAGATCATCTCACCGCGTCACGGACATGCTATCATCGCACCTAATGAGGACCATATATCTGCCGCTTATTACACAACACTCGATGAGACGGTGTTTACTAGGAGCGAGTTTGCAGACCTCCTCGGTAGGATAGGTATTACAAAGATGCCTCCGCCGGACAGGAAGGAAGGGTATTCAGGAAAGTTCCTGGCATCCCTACTGATCCCTAAGGAGATATCGTTCAAGGAGAGAACGAAGTTCTATCCTGCTCCGCAGGGCGAGGTTGAAGTTGTTGACGGGATGCTCGTTAAAGGTGCTTTGGAAAGCAAAACGTACGCGAGTGTGCTTGTCGAATCGATCTTCCATACCCTCGGGAGCGAAGCTGCTAAGACGTTCATCGATTTGTCGACACGTGCATTCTTAGACGTTCTATCCTATCAGGGATTGACCATCTCACTGGAAGAGTACCATCTACCTAAAGAGGTTCGAGAGAAATGTAACAAGATTATCGATGAAGGGATTAGAAAGATCGATGCAGTGATACTTCAGTATCAAAACAAAACGCTTAAACGCGCGCCCGGTATGACGTTGCGCGAGACTTTGGAGGATAACATATTACGTATCAACGCCGAAACGAGGAATAAGTTGGGTGATGTGCTTGCAAAGGCTCTAGGTGAAGAGAATCCGGCAGTGGTGTTCGCTAAGATCGGTGCAAGGGGTAGTATGATCAACGTGATACAGATGACCGGTGCTGTAGGTCAACAGTCCGTCCGCGGTAAACGTTTGACGCGCGGGTATTACAAACGTACGCTACCTCACTTCAAACGCGGTAACATAGGCGCCCAGGCGAGAGGGTTCATCAGAAATAATTTTATACACGGGTTGAACCCGATCGAATACTTCTTCGGATGTATGGGAGGTAGGGAATCTCTGGTCAATACGGCTATCCGAACCGGTAGGTCAGGTTATATGCAACGTCGGTTGATCCATGGTCTCCAAGACCTGATCGTTGAGAACGACCTTACCGTCCGTGATGCAGCGGGTAACATTGTTCAGTTCATATACGGTGGCGATGGTAAGGATCCGATGTATGCGAGTGCTAAGGTGCATATCGAGATGGGTCCGCGAAAGGATGATACCGAGACATCGTCCGTCTAA
- the rpoH gene encoding DNA-directed RNA polymerase subunit H (transcribes DNA; belongs to RpoH/RPB5 RNA pol family), translating into MKEFHHVLVPIHELLSKEEAEKVIKKYGDKNLFPKIKKNDPALALFGIKAKPGDIIKITRNDPTGRHVVYRVVRK; encoded by the coding sequence GTGAAGGAGTTCCACCATGTTCTGGTGCCGATTCACGAATTGTTGAGTAAGGAAGAAGCTGAAAAGGTTATTAAGAAGTACGGTGATAAGAATCTGTTCCCGAAGATAAAGAAGAACGACCCGGCACTGGCGTTGTTCGGTATCAAAGCCAAGCCCGGCGATATTATAAAGATAACGAGAAATGATCCCACCGGTAGGCACGTAGTTTACCGTGTAGTGAGAAAATAA
- the queA gene encoding tRNA preQ1(34) S-adenosylmethionine ribosyltransferase-isomerase QueA, producing the protein MSSLNDYMYNLPKELIAQQPSHLREESRLLVYHVNEREIEHRTFRDITEYLEKGDMVVVNNTKVLKTRLVGRKATGGRAAITIVAPLGNRRYDVFVRCKNPNIGTELLFQEGLVGRIVESGIEGERFIIEFNYSDEKVKEIIEKHGDYTLPGYIKNYDYDRKRYQTVFAKKEGSIAAPTAGLHFSKELIARLKEKGVEFAEVCLHVGIGTFQPITENDYTKHKMHSERVVVDEATARAVNRRCGRLILVGTTTLRALETATDQNGIVHPYNGETDLFIYPGYRFKLKFDGLITNFHLPGSTLILLVAAIIGDDWKRVYEEAISKRYRFYSFGDAMFIKKY; encoded by the coding sequence ATGTCCTCCCTAAATGATTACATGTACAATCTGCCAAAAGAATTAATAGCACAACAACCAAGCCATCTTAGAGAAGAATCACGATTGCTTGTCTACCACGTTAATGAAAGAGAGATCGAACACCGAACCTTCAGAGACATTACTGAATACTTGGAAAAAGGTGACATGGTCGTAGTGAACAACACCAAAGTCCTGAAGACAAGGCTCGTTGGAAGAAAAGCCACCGGTGGCAGAGCGGCCATAACTATCGTAGCACCTTTAGGAAACAGACGATACGATGTGTTCGTTCGTTGTAAAAACCCGAACATAGGCACAGAACTGTTGTTCCAAGAGGGGCTGGTCGGAAGAATAGTTGAATCAGGTATTGAAGGCGAACGTTTTATTATCGAATTCAATTATTCCGATGAGAAGGTAAAAGAGATTATAGAAAAACATGGTGATTACACATTGCCAGGGTACATAAAGAACTACGATTACGATAGGAAACGGTACCAGACGGTGTTTGCCAAAAAAGAAGGTAGCATAGCCGCACCGACAGCAGGGTTACATTTCTCTAAGGAGTTGATCGCACGGTTAAAAGAAAAAGGTGTAGAGTTCGCAGAAGTGTGTTTACATGTTGGGATAGGCACATTTCAACCGATAACAGAAAACGATTACACGAAACATAAGATGCATTCCGAAAGGGTTGTTGTTGATGAAGCGACCGCGCGCGCCGTGAACCGGCGGTGCGGTCGCTTGATTTTAGTAGGTACAACAACCCTCCGTGCACTCGAGACGGCTACCGACCAAAACGGTATCGTTCATCCGTACAACGGGGAGACCGACCTATTCATATATCCGGGATACAGGTTCAAACTGAAGTTTGATGGTCTGATCACCAATTTTCATCTGCCCGGGTCAACGCTTATTCTGCTCGTGGCAGCCATCATCGGGGACGATTGGAAACGTGTTTACGAAGAAGCGATATCCAAAAGATACAGGTTCTATTCCTTCGGCGATGCGATGTTCATAAAGAAATATTAG
- the cca gene encoding CCA tRNA nucleotidyltransferase: MISGGCPMTRKKKVRGIKEEMSKPVTGRSTDEDVMRILDQVIRRIKPSKRELASEQKVLSEVMERLKQATPSDVEVVLVGSVAKGTQLKGRREFDVFMLFPKSYSRERLVDVGLTSAKEAFKDAEFHLAYAEHPYLSVKFKGFDIDVVPAYRISSPEERATAVDRSPLHTAYVNNHLTEKQKDDVRLLKQFMKAHDIYGAEVRVEGFSGYLCELLIIRYGSFLDTLKHASSWKIPTVIDIENYYGDKNRTPVDLTKVFDAPLIVIDPTDKKRNVAAVVSTTSMSIFILASRMFLKRPSLNFFFKRRSPVSPANLYRRIKQRGTRLLVIEFPAPDVVEDTLWPQFRKLVRQLNRFLRDNEFDMFGYYYWTDMNRCLIMFELVNDVLPMIKKVRGPSVVLEKPTYDFMDKHKNALDLHVEHDRIVAIDRRMFTDAKDAVSYFFRTAKLPSHFSDVAKKYRFLPARSLVSKRYISASIEYFTRTIKW, translated from the coding sequence ATGATCTCGGGAGGATGTCCTATGACCCGTAAGAAGAAGGTCCGAGGGATAAAAGAGGAGATGAGTAAACCGGTAACCGGGCGGTCTACCGATGAGGATGTTATGCGTATATTGGATCAGGTGATAAGGCGGATTAAACCGAGCAAACGGGAGTTGGCATCGGAACAGAAGGTGCTGAGCGAAGTCATGGAACGTTTGAAACAGGCCACTCCTTCAGACGTTGAAGTTGTACTGGTCGGTTCGGTTGCTAAAGGTACGCAGTTGAAAGGTCGTCGCGAGTTCGACGTCTTCATGCTGTTTCCGAAGTCGTATTCCAGGGAACGGTTAGTCGATGTAGGGTTGACTTCTGCTAAAGAAGCTTTTAAGGATGCCGAGTTCCATCTTGCCTATGCGGAACATCCGTATCTTTCGGTAAAGTTTAAAGGGTTTGATATAGATGTGGTCCCTGCTTACCGGATATCTTCTCCGGAGGAACGTGCCACCGCGGTTGATAGGTCGCCTCTCCACACCGCTTATGTGAACAACCATCTTACCGAGAAACAGAAGGATGATGTCCGGCTGCTTAAACAGTTTATGAAGGCCCATGACATCTACGGTGCAGAGGTTAGAGTGGAGGGGTTTTCGGGGTATCTGTGCGAACTCCTGATCATCAGGTACGGCTCGTTCCTGGACACGCTTAAACATGCGTCTTCCTGGAAGATCCCGACCGTGATAGATATAGAAAACTATTACGGTGATAAGAATAGAACTCCTGTTGATTTGACCAAGGTGTTCGATGCACCGTTGATAGTTATCGACCCCACAGATAAGAAACGTAACGTCGCTGCTGTTGTGTCGACAACCTCTATGAGCATATTCATCCTTGCTTCCCGTATGTTCCTGAAAAGGCCGAGTTTGAATTTCTTTTTCAAGAGACGTTCTCCGGTTTCACCCGCCAACCTTTACAGACGGATCAAACAACGCGGTACCCGGTTGCTCGTCATCGAATTTCCTGCTCCTGACGTCGTTGAAGACACGCTCTGGCCGCAGTTCAGAAAACTCGTACGACAGTTGAACCGTTTCCTTAGGGACAACGAGTTCGACATGTTCGGGTACTACTATTGGACAGATATGAATAGATGTCTGATCATGTTCGAACTGGTTAACGATGTCCTGCCGATGATTAAGAAGGTGAGAGGACCGTCAGTGGTTCTTGAAAAACCGACCTACGATTTTATGGACAAACACAAGAACGCTCTCGACCTTCACGTGGAACACGATAGGATAGTCGCAATAGACCGGAGAATGTTTACTGACGCCAAAGATGCAGTATCCTATTTCTTCCGTACGGCCAAGTTGCCCTCCCATTTCTCTGATGTGGCGAAGAAATACCGGTTTCTGCCGGCGAGATCCCTGGTATCTAAACGTTACATCAGTGCGAGCATAGAGTATTTTACACGTACGATAAAATGGTAG
- a CDS encoding AMP phosphorylase produces MSVKFVVHPITLKAKCFDIVSGSKIVVLNQDDALENDIHPSSRVKVSYKDKDVIAMVDLSTDLVKRGEIGLFEEISTELGVRDGSKITVQIAPRPKSIEYIKRKMDGSPLERDEIKLIIDELMENSLSPVEMAAFITAVYIRGLNYDEVVYLTDAIVESGEQLNLNKRPILDKHCIGGVANNRTTMLVVPIIAAAGMYIPKTSSRSITSAAGTADTMEVLAPVTLSIDEVRDVVLKTKGCIVWGGGMNIAAADDKLIHIRRPLSLDPRGALLASILAKKKSVGATHVIIDIPVGRGAKLQSVTEAQSLADDFIAIGKRINMKIESLITDGSDPIGVGIGPALECKDVLEILDGAGPMDLREKGLILAGRLLELSGAVEPGRGRAVAEHILESGKAMKKFREIIEAQGGDPNVKIDDLPIGDKVYSVVAEKSGRISHVDNRKLSMIARAAGSPFDKGAGIILYCEHGDKVRKGDKLFDIVAESEAKLDFAIKTMEEYNPIELEKIVIQTIRK; encoded by the coding sequence ATGTCCGTGAAGTTTGTAGTCCATCCGATAACTCTGAAGGCAAAATGTTTTGACATAGTTTCAGGTAGTAAGATAGTCGTGCTAAACCAGGACGATGCTCTCGAGAACGATATACACCCTTCTTCACGTGTTAAGGTTTCTTACAAAGATAAAGATGTTATAGCGATGGTCGACCTGTCCACAGACCTTGTTAAACGGGGTGAGATCGGTCTGTTTGAAGAGATCTCAACCGAACTGGGTGTACGGGACGGTTCGAAAATAACCGTTCAGATAGCACCGCGTCCCAAATCCATAGAGTACATAAAAAGGAAGATGGACGGTTCGCCGTTGGAACGCGATGAGATAAAACTTATCATCGATGAACTGATGGAGAACTCCCTGTCACCTGTTGAGATGGCTGCTTTTATAACCGCGGTCTATATTAGGGGTCTGAACTACGATGAGGTTGTTTATCTGACCGATGCGATCGTTGAATCGGGTGAACAACTCAATCTTAACAAGAGGCCCATCCTCGATAAACATTGTATAGGCGGTGTGGCAAACAACAGAACTACGATGTTGGTCGTGCCGATCATAGCGGCAGCCGGAATGTATATACCGAAGACATCATCGCGTTCGATCACGTCCGCTGCGGGTACAGCCGATACGATGGAGGTGCTGGCACCTGTTACGTTGTCCATCGATGAGGTTAGGGACGTTGTACTTAAGACCAAAGGATGTATCGTATGGGGAGGTGGTATGAACATCGCCGCTGCAGATGATAAGCTTATACATATCCGCAGACCTTTGTCCTTGGACCCGCGCGGCGCACTGTTGGCAAGTATATTGGCTAAGAAGAAGAGTGTTGGTGCCACCCATGTGATCATAGACATACCTGTGGGCAGGGGCGCTAAACTTCAGAGTGTCACTGAAGCGCAATCGTTGGCTGACGATTTCATAGCCATCGGTAAACGGATAAACATGAAGATCGAAAGTTTGATCACCGACGGTAGCGATCCGATCGGTGTCGGGATCGGTCCTGCTTTGGAATGCAAGGACGTGTTGGAGATCCTCGACGGCGCCGGACCGATGGATCTGCGGGAGAAAGGGTTGATACTAGCCGGCAGGTTGCTCGAGCTGTCCGGCGCCGTCGAACCCGGGCGAGGCCGCGCAGTGGCCGAGCATATCCTGGAAAGCGGTAAAGCTATGAAGAAGTTTAGGGAGATTATCGAAGCACAGGGCGGTGACCCCAACGTTAAGATCGATGATCTGCCGATCGGTGATAAGGTGTATTCGGTGGTGGCAGAAAAGTCCGGGAGGATCAGTCACGTTGACAACAGAAAACTGTCTATGATAGCCCGTGCTGCCGGTTCACCGTTCGATAAAGGTGCGGGTATAATACTCTACTGCGAACACGGTGATAAAGTACGGAAAGGCGATAAACTGTTCGACATCGTTGCTGAGAGCGAGGCAAAACTCGATTTCGCAATCAAAACCATGGAGGAGTACAATCCGATAGAACTTGAGAAGATCGTTATACAGACCATCCGCAAGTGA